The Methanobrevibacter sp. nucleotide sequence TATCCAAATTAACCATTTCAGTTTCGAATTGGGTCTGGAGATTATTATAATCTTCTTTAGGGATAGTTTGTTCTTTTAGATTGGTAATCTCACTGTTCATTTCATTGATTTTTGCTTCGAACTGATTTTGAAGATCCAAATACTCTTCTTTAGGAATAGTCTGTTCTCTTAAAACATCAATCTGAGTGTCTCTTTGAGATATCTCATTATCTTTTAAAACAAGTTCATTATTCTTAAGCTCAATTTGTTTTTCAAGCTCCATAATTTGAGTTTTAGACTCGACATTATTTTCCAATTTGATTACTTTGATTTTATAATCATCGATGGTTCTTGAAAGCACATTGATTTGAGCATCTCTCTCAGCGACACTTTTATAGGATTCGTTTAATCTTTCGTTGACATCTGCCAATTCCTTTTTCTTATATTCTCTTAATTGATCAGCAAAATATTCTTTAATTTCATCAAGGGAATTATTAACATAATCCAGTTCGTAGATTCTATCCTCTTGATTTTTGATTAAACTGTCCTTTTCCTCTAATTGTCTTTTTAGAAGATTTATTTCATCTTCTGCTTTGAATTTAATAACAGAAACTTCTTTTTCTTTATCTACAATGTCTTTTTCGAGTTCTCGAATCCTTTGGGGAGTGTTATCGTTACATCGCTCCACTTCAAGTTCAGTTAAATCTAATTTTAACTTATTAAGCTCTAATAGGCAAGACCGAATTAAAGATTGTAGAGTATCTTTTTCAGCATCAATTCCTATTTCCATTCTATCCCTTAGTTTAAATTTTATCCCAATATCGTATTCAAATTATTGTATATTTATGAATTTGAAAACTCCGATATATTGTACAATATAATTCCTTGCTATAAATTATTTATTTTATACTATTTAAATTAAACCCTTAAACTATCCTAAAAATGAAAATAAAAACAATAAGAAAAAAGATAGAAAAAACAAAAAAAATTAAAAAAAATAAGAAAAATAAATTGATAAAATTAGAGTATTTTATCATTAATTAATTCAGCATTCAATATTGAAGCTCCTGCAGCTCCACGAATAGTATTATGTCCAACAAGAACATATTTAAAACTATTATCAAATGCTTGGTCCTTTCTCAACCTACCAACAGTAACAGCCATACCATTACCTGCATTTCTGTCCATTCTTGGTTGAGGACGGTCATCTTCTTCTTTGACAATGACTGGATTTTCAGGAGCAGAATACAAATTTAATTCTTGTGGCAATCCTTTGAAATTTACCATACTATCTTTAACATCCGCAATGTCAAAGTCATCATCTAACTCCACAAATACCGCTTCAGTATGACCATCAATTACAGGCACCCTATGACATGATGCACTTAAACTGAAATCTGCATCAATTACATCAGTCCCATCAAAAGAACCTAACAGATAGAGGGATTCAGTTTCCATTTTTTCTTCTTCCTGACCAATATATGGAACAAGATTATCCACAATAGCCATTGATGGAACGCCATTATAACCTGCACCAGACACAGCTTGCATGGTTGAAACTCTAACAGATTTTAAATCAAAATTATCCACTAATGGTTTCAATGTCAAAGCTAAAGCAATAGTTGAACAGTTAGGGTTGGTGACAATGAATCCATCCCAATTATTTTCCTTTTGTTGAGCATCAATCATGTCTAAACACTTAGGATTGACTTCAGGAATCACCAATGGAATATTTTTCTTCATCCTATGTGCGCTAGCATTACTTGCAACAACATACTCTTTAGCGAAATCTTTTTCGACTTTTAGAGCGAAATCAGCTGGGAGAGATGAAAATACAATATCCACATCGTTATCCATTGCATCGGGATTAGTTTCTACAACCTTAATATCCTTAACGGATTCTGGCATCT carries:
- the asd gene encoding aspartate-semialdehyde dehydrogenase, translated to MVNVGVLGATGMVGQRFIQLLENHPDFEITALAASSRSAGKRYEDATTWYMNEEMPESVKDIKVVETNPDAMDNDVDIVFSSLPADFALKVEKDFAKEYVVASNASAHRMKKNIPLVIPEVNPKCLDMIDAQQKENNWDGFIVTNPNCSTIALALTLKPLVDNFDLKSVRVSTMQAVSGAGYNGVPSMAIVDNLVPYIGQEEEKMETESLYLLGSFDGTDVIDADFSLSASCHRVPVIDGHTEAVFVELDDDFDIADVKDSMVNFKGLPQELNLYSAPENPVIVKEEDDRPQPRMDRNAGNGMAVTVGRLRKDQAFDNSFKYVLVGHNTIRGAAGASILNAELINDKIL
- a CDS encoding glycosyl transferase, whose product is MEIGIDAEKDTLQSLIRSCLLELNKLKLDLTELEVERCNDNTPQRIRELEKDIVDKEKEVSVIKFKAEDEINLLKRQLEEKDSLIKNQEDRIYELDYVNNSLDEIKEYFADQLREYKKKELADVNERLNESYKSVAERDAQINVLSRTIDDYKIKVIKLENNVESKTQIMELEKQIELKNNELVLKDNEISQRDTQIDVLREQTIPKEEYLDLQNQFEAKINEMNSEITNLKEQTIPKEDYNNLQTQFETEMVNLDNQINTLKEQTIPKDEYISLQNRLENELASKNTQIEYLQQKTVPREEFLSLQSEFNSKENELRYLKQQTIPREEYLNLQNELNRKNDKIKRLEEINAFFNELQDEQEAYDTIERTPPFRLEKKQQRR